A single Nitrosospira multiformis ATCC 25196 DNA region contains:
- the argH gene encoding argininosuccinate lyase, with product MTASKSTETLPGDNTNTWSGRFDEPVSELVQRYTASVGFDKRLAEYDIQGSLAHARMLAAGGIIGPHDLDAIERGLSQIRQEIQGGGFVWQLALEDVHLNIEKRLTALIGDAGKRLHTARSRNDQVATDIRLYLRASIDRITALIHAMQKALLHLAEQHVDTVMPGFTHLQVAQPIVFGHHLIAYFEMLKRDVERLADCRKRVNKLPLGAAALAGTSYSVDRAMVAQELGFEGVCENSLDAVSDRDFAIEFCAAAALIMTHLSRLSEELILWMSPPFGFIDLADRFCTGSSIMPQKKNPDVPELVRGKTGRVNGHLVALLTLMKAQPLAYNKDNQEDKEPLFDTVDTLTDTLRIYADMMAGIRVKETAMREAAKRGYATATDLADYLTKKGLPFREAHEAVAQAVRFAEKNNRDLSALTLPELQQFSPLIEDDIFTVLTLEGSLNSRNHIGGTAPVQVAAAIRRAREWLSATPAAQ from the coding sequence ATGACGGCCTCAAAAAGCACGGAAACCCTGCCCGGCGATAACACAAACACATGGTCAGGACGCTTTGATGAACCGGTTTCAGAACTGGTTCAGCGGTACACAGCGTCGGTCGGTTTCGACAAGCGACTGGCAGAGTACGATATCCAGGGATCTCTCGCACATGCGCGCATGCTCGCTGCGGGTGGCATTATCGGCCCTCACGACCTCGACGCAATCGAACGGGGCCTGAGCCAGATCCGGCAGGAAATCCAGGGTGGCGGATTTGTCTGGCAGTTGGCTCTGGAGGACGTTCATCTCAATATCGAGAAGCGTCTGACTGCGCTGATTGGTGACGCCGGGAAACGGCTGCACACGGCACGTTCCCGTAATGATCAAGTAGCGACGGACATACGGCTCTATTTGCGCGCCTCCATCGACCGGATTACCGCCCTGATCCATGCAATGCAGAAGGCGTTGCTGCATCTGGCGGAGCAGCATGTCGATACGGTGATGCCCGGCTTCACGCACCTGCAGGTCGCGCAACCCATCGTCTTCGGACACCATCTCATTGCCTATTTCGAAATGCTGAAACGCGACGTGGAGCGTCTGGCCGACTGCAGAAAGCGCGTGAACAAACTTCCACTGGGAGCAGCCGCGCTGGCAGGAACAAGCTATTCCGTCGATCGCGCGATGGTAGCGCAGGAACTGGGTTTCGAGGGTGTCTGCGAAAATTCGCTGGATGCCGTTTCCGATCGGGATTTTGCCATTGAATTCTGTGCAGCAGCAGCGCTGATCATGACGCATCTGTCGCGCCTGTCCGAGGAACTCATCTTGTGGATGAGTCCACCTTTCGGATTTATCGACCTGGCTGACCGCTTCTGTACGGGGTCATCCATCATGCCACAAAAGAAAAACCCGGATGTGCCCGAGCTGGTGCGCGGCAAAACCGGGCGTGTGAACGGACATCTGGTCGCGTTGCTGACTCTGATGAAGGCCCAGCCGCTCGCGTACAACAAGGATAACCAGGAAGACAAGGAGCCTTTGTTCGATACGGTAGATACATTGACTGACACGCTGCGCATTTATGCCGATATGATGGCAGGTATACGCGTCAAGGAGACTGCGATGCGGGAAGCGGCGAAGCGCGGGTACGCTACTGCTACCGATCTTGCCGATTATCTGACAAAAAAAGGATTGCCTTTCCGTGAAGCGCATGAAGCAGTGGCACAAGCAGTGCGCTTCGCCGAAAAGAACAACCGGGACTTAAGCGCGCTCACCCTGCCAGAGCTACAGCAATTCTCTCCGTTGATCGAGGACGATATCTTCACTGTGCTGACGCTGGAAGGGTCGTTAAATAGCCGCAATCACATTGGCGGTACTGCCCCGGTACAGGTTGCCGCCGCTATACGGCGGGCGAGAGAATGGCTATCCGCAACCCCAGCCGCGCAATAG
- a CDS encoding ABC transporter substrate-binding protein, with the protein MPATHLLPAFLAVLVCACSGNPWNSPYPAADAEKNILYAAFAERPKHLDPVQSYSSNEILFTAQIYEPPLQYHYLKRPYELIPATATKMPEVHYFDEKGARLGDNVDAAQIAFTVYEISIKSGIRYQPHPAFARDSQGKFLYHRLGEEDVRGIYKLSDFPQTGSRELTAADYVFQVKRLAHPRLHSPIFGLMSDYIVGLKEYAAMLEMAAKEQSREQGEQSGGEQDGEDYLDLARYPLEGAEVVDRYTYRIKIKGKYPQFRYWLTMPFFAPIPWEAERFYSQKGLAEKNINLDWYPVGTGPYMLSENNPNRTMVLERNPNFHGETYPADGMPGDVEAGLLKDAGKPLPFIEKIVYSREKESIPRWNKFLQGYYDSSNIGSDSFDQAVQLTGQGEATVTEAMKEQGIRLETAVAASTNYVGFNMLDPVVGGVGKHGRESARKLRQAISIAVDYEEYVSIFANGRGIPAQGPIAPGIAGHREGKEGINPVVYEWVNGRSRRKSVEVAKALLAEAGYPNGISAKTGAPLVLYFDVTARGAEDKSSLDWMRKQFQKLNIQLVVRSTDYNRFQDKIRKGNAQIFEWGWNADYPDPENFLFLLHGPQQKVDHEGENASNYSNSEYNRLFEQMKNMENGPARQKIIDRMVNILRHDAPWLWGYHPKDYGLYHSWYGNVKPNRMSNNNAKYLRIDGVLREQKRREWNEPVVWPMVVGLAVLAGSLLPAVLVYRRRERGRGISDVALKMEAQG; encoded by the coding sequence TTGCCAGCCACGCACCTCCTTCCCGCATTCCTTGCTGTTCTGGTGTGCGCCTGCAGCGGCAACCCGTGGAACAGTCCATATCCTGCCGCGGATGCGGAAAAAAATATACTTTATGCAGCTTTTGCCGAACGCCCCAAGCATCTGGACCCCGTGCAGTCCTACAGTTCCAATGAGATTCTTTTTACGGCGCAGATATATGAACCGCCGCTGCAATACCATTACCTGAAACGCCCCTACGAATTGATTCCCGCTACCGCGACGAAAATGCCGGAGGTGCATTATTTCGATGAAAAAGGCGCGCGCCTGGGCGACAATGTGGACGCCGCTCAGATCGCCTTTACCGTTTATGAAATTTCAATCAAGTCCGGTATACGTTATCAACCTCATCCGGCCTTTGCCAGGGACTCACAGGGAAAGTTCCTTTATCACCGGCTTGGCGAGGAGGACGTACGTGGCATTTACAAGTTGAGCGATTTTCCACAAACCGGCTCCCGGGAACTCACGGCTGCGGATTACGTTTTCCAGGTCAAGCGGCTGGCTCATCCCCGGCTGCACTCTCCCATTTTTGGCCTGATGTCCGATTACATCGTGGGCCTCAAGGAATATGCGGCGATGCTCGAGATGGCGGCCAAAGAGCAGTCCAGGGAGCAGGGGGAGCAGAGCGGAGGCGAGCAGGACGGCGAGGATTACCTGGATCTTGCGCGTTACCCCCTGGAGGGGGCCGAAGTGGTGGACCGGTATACCTATCGCATCAAGATCAAGGGCAAATATCCCCAGTTCAGGTACTGGCTCACCATGCCTTTTTTCGCTCCTATTCCTTGGGAGGCTGAGCGCTTCTACAGTCAGAAAGGATTGGCAGAAAAAAATATCAACCTCGACTGGTATCCCGTCGGGACCGGCCCTTATATGCTGTCGGAAAATAACCCCAATCGGACAATGGTCCTGGAAAGGAATCCCAATTTTCATGGCGAAACCTATCCTGCCGATGGAATGCCAGGAGATGTGGAAGCGGGGTTGCTGAAAGATGCGGGCAAGCCCCTGCCTTTTATAGAAAAGATCGTATATAGCCGGGAGAAGGAAAGCATTCCGCGCTGGAACAAGTTTCTGCAGGGTTACTACGATTCATCGAATATCGGTTCCGACAGTTTCGACCAGGCCGTGCAGTTGACAGGACAGGGAGAAGCCACCGTAACCGAAGCCATGAAGGAGCAGGGCATTCGGCTGGAAACGGCTGTTGCGGCTTCCACAAACTATGTCGGTTTCAACATGCTCGACCCGGTCGTCGGCGGGGTGGGGAAGCATGGCCGCGAATCGGCCAGGAAGTTGCGCCAGGCGATTTCCATTGCGGTGGATTATGAGGAGTATGTCTCCATATTTGCCAACGGGCGTGGGATTCCCGCGCAAGGTCCGATTGCTCCCGGCATTGCCGGTCACCGGGAGGGTAAGGAAGGCATCAACCCGGTTGTCTATGAGTGGGTAAACGGACGGTCCCGCCGCAAATCCGTCGAAGTGGCCAAGGCATTACTGGCAGAGGCAGGCTATCCCAACGGTATCAGCGCGAAAACCGGCGCGCCCCTCGTACTTTATTTCGATGTCACGGCTCGCGGCGCGGAGGATAAATCCAGTCTCGACTGGATGCGCAAGCAATTTCAGAAACTCAACATCCAGTTGGTGGTGCGCAGCACGGACTACAACCGCTTTCAGGACAAGATCCGCAAGGGTAATGCCCAGATTTTCGAGTGGGGCTGGAACGCCGACTATCCCGATCCGGAGAATTTCCTGTTCCTGTTACATGGCCCGCAGCAGAAGGTAGACCATGAAGGCGAGAACGCTTCCAATTACTCCAATTCCGAATATAACCGGTTGTTCGAGCAAATGAAGAATATGGAGAACGGTCCCGCTCGCCAGAAAATCATCGATAGAATGGTCAATATCCTGCGTCATGACGCACCCTGGCTATGGGGCTATCATCCCAAGGATTATGGCCTGTATCACTCATGGTATGGCAACGTAAAGCCGAACAGGATGTCAAACAACAATGCCAAATATCTGCGCATTGATGGCGTTTTGCGTGAGCAGAAGCGGCGTGAATGGAATGAACCAGTAGTCTGGCCGATGGTTGTAGGACTGGCCGTGCTTGCCGGAAGTCTGCTTCCCGCCGTGCTTGTTTACCGGCGTAGGGAACGAGGGAGAGGAATATCGGATGTTGCGCTGAAAATGGAAGCGCAGGGGTAG
- a CDS encoding ABC transporter permease produces the protein MLNYIIRRILYAIPILVGVNLITFTLFFVVNTPDDMARMQLGIKRVTPDAIAKWKQERGYDQPLMFNNAREGLEKITRTIFFEKSVAMFAFRFGRADDGRDIAYEIRTRMLPSLAIALPVFVLGLIVYIAFALTMVFFRATYVDFWGVVLCVALMSISSLFYIIGGQFLISKLWHLVPISGYSQGLDSAKFLVLPVIIGVISAAGANTRWYRTLFLEEMGKDYVRTARAKGLPESAVLFRHVLQNALIPILTGAVVVIPLLFLGSLIVESFFGIPGLGSYTIDAINSQDFAVVRVMVFLGSLLYIVGLILTDISYTLVDPRIRLE, from the coding sequence ATGCTTAATTACATCATCCGGCGCATCCTGTATGCGATTCCCATCCTGGTTGGCGTAAACCTGATTACTTTCACCTTGTTTTTCGTCGTAAATACGCCCGATGACATGGCGCGCATGCAGCTTGGCATCAAGCGTGTTACACCGGACGCCATCGCCAAGTGGAAACAGGAACGCGGCTATGATCAGCCGCTGATGTTCAACAACGCCCGGGAGGGCCTGGAGAAAATCACCCGTACCATATTTTTCGAGAAATCCGTCGCCATGTTCGCGTTCCGCTTCGGCCGCGCGGATGACGGGCGCGATATCGCCTACGAAATCAGGACGCGCATGCTCCCCAGTCTCGCTATTGCACTTCCGGTATTCGTGCTGGGACTCATCGTTTATATCGCCTTCGCATTGACGATGGTATTTTTTCGGGCCACCTACGTGGATTTTTGGGGTGTGGTACTATGCGTCGCGCTAATGTCCATATCAAGCCTGTTCTATATTATCGGAGGGCAATTTCTGATCAGCAAATTGTGGCATCTCGTGCCCATATCGGGTTACAGCCAGGGGCTGGATTCGGCCAAGTTCCTGGTGCTGCCGGTGATTATCGGCGTCATCAGCGCCGCCGGCGCGAATACGCGCTGGTACCGGACACTTTTTCTGGAGGAAATGGGCAAGGACTACGTGCGTACTGCCCGTGCCAAGGGTCTGCCGGAAAGCGCCGTGCTGTTCCGGCATGTGCTGCAGAACGCCCTGATTCCAATTCTTACCGGTGCCGTTGTGGTAATTCCCCTGCTGTTTCTGGGAAGCCTGATCGTGGAATCATTTTTCGGCATTCCGGGGTTGGGCAGCTATACCATCGATGCGATCAACTCTCAGGATTTTGCCGTGGTGCGCGTGATGGTTTTCCTGGGATCGTTGCTCTATATCGTCGGACTGATATTGACCGACATTTCCTATACGCTTGTAGATCCGAGGATAAGGCTGGAATGA
- a CDS encoding peptide chain release factor 3, translated as MVGQEVARRRTFAIISHPDAGKTTLTEKLLLFAGAIHIAGSVKARKASRHATSDWMEIEKQRGISVASSVMQMEYGDCVINLLDTPGHQDFSEDTYRVLTAVDAALMVIDAGNGVEAQTLRLLEVCRARNTPIITFVNKMDREVREPLDLIDEIERTLRMAAVPFTWPMGMGRGFQGVFDLRHNHMRVFHPGSDRLDDEDEIIQGLDNPLLAERFGDQAANLQQEIELIRGASPEFDQEAFLAGRQTPVFFGSAINNFGIREVLDALVGLAPPPGSRSALQRHVQPHELRFTGVVFKIQANMNPAHRDRIAFVRICSGRFERGMNLRIARNDKDIRTNGVVSFLSQRRDLLDVAYPGDIIGIPNHGTLQLGDTLTEGERLQFTGLPFFAPEIFQTVEIADPMRSKQLKLGLAQLGEEGAIQVFRPHLGSALLLGAVGALQFDVVAHRLKYEYSVDARLAPAKYQLARWITAEDARELKRFIDTNAHRVAYDAVGAPTFLASFGAELSVAEENWKHIRFHKMREHAGLVFQESVDV; from the coding sequence ATGGTTGGTCAGGAAGTGGCGCGCAGGCGCACGTTTGCCATAATTTCTCACCCGGATGCCGGTAAAACGACACTCACGGAAAAATTACTGTTATTTGCCGGCGCCATCCATATCGCCGGCAGCGTCAAGGCGCGGAAGGCGAGCCGCCACGCGACCTCCGACTGGATGGAGATCGAGAAGCAACGGGGCATTTCGGTTGCCAGCTCGGTCATGCAGATGGAGTATGGGGATTGTGTCATCAATCTGCTCGATACGCCGGGTCATCAGGATTTCTCGGAGGATACTTACCGGGTGCTGACCGCAGTGGATGCCGCCCTCATGGTGATCGATGCCGGCAACGGCGTGGAAGCCCAGACGTTGCGCTTGCTGGAAGTGTGCCGCGCGCGTAACACCCCCATTATCACTTTTGTAAACAAGATGGACCGGGAAGTGCGCGAGCCACTCGATCTCATCGATGAGATCGAGCGAACACTGCGCATGGCAGCGGTACCGTTTACGTGGCCCATGGGGATGGGGCGCGGTTTTCAAGGCGTCTTCGATCTGCGGCACAATCACATGCGTGTTTTTCATCCCGGTTCTGACAGGCTGGACGATGAAGATGAGATCATCCAAGGCCTGGATAACCCCCTGTTGGCAGAACGTTTTGGAGACCAGGCCGCGAATCTGCAGCAGGAAATCGAGCTGATAAGAGGCGCCTCACCGGAATTCGACCAGGAAGCGTTTCTCGCAGGCCGCCAGACTCCGGTTTTTTTCGGTTCGGCCATTAATAACTTCGGCATCCGTGAAGTGCTGGATGCCCTGGTAGGTCTTGCCCCCCCCCCTGGTTCACGCAGCGCATTGCAGCGTCATGTCCAGCCGCATGAACTCCGGTTTACGGGGGTAGTGTTCAAGATTCAGGCCAACATGAATCCAGCCCATCGGGATCGTATCGCCTTCGTTCGCATCTGTTCCGGCCGGTTCGAACGCGGCATGAACCTGAGAATTGCGCGTAACGACAAGGATATTCGTACCAACGGGGTCGTATCTTTTCTCTCCCAACGGCGCGACCTGCTCGACGTTGCCTATCCCGGAGATATCATTGGCATTCCCAATCATGGGACACTGCAACTCGGGGATACGTTGACAGAAGGAGAGCGTTTGCAGTTTACCGGTCTGCCATTTTTCGCGCCGGAAATCTTTCAGACCGTGGAAATCGCCGATCCCATGCGCAGCAAGCAGCTCAAACTGGGGCTGGCGCAATTGGGCGAAGAGGGTGCAATCCAGGTTTTCAGGCCTCACCTGGGCAGCGCGCTGCTGCTCGGCGCCGTTGGAGCTTTACAATTCGACGTTGTCGCACATCGCCTCAAGTATGAATACAGCGTGGATGCACGTCTTGCTCCCGCGAAATACCAGCTGGCGCGATGGATTACCGCTGAGGATGCACGCGAACTCAAACGTTTCATCGACACCAACGCCCACCGCGTCGCTTATGATGCCGTGGGCGCACCGACATTCCTGGCCTCCTTTGGCGCGGAACTCAGCGTGGCCGAAGAAAACTGGAAACACATTCGTTTCCACAAAATGCGCGAGCACGCCGGGCTTGTGTTTCAGGAGTCTGTCGATGTTTGA
- a CDS encoding fructosamine kinase family protein, with protein sequence MQSWTEIAVQISHSTGTPFTIQTASPMGGGCISQAYRIEGNGQRFFVKLNNPECLSMFEAEAAGLQEIRNSRSLRAPAPVCWSGNTSIAWLVLEYVEMHAGSKEGAHALGEGLATMHRVSSGEFGWTCNNTIGATPQINAPSSSWTDFWRKHRLGYQLQLAKANGYSGRLQTQGERLMGELDRFFPDGHPVVSLLHGDLWSGNYNFDETGQPVIFDPAVYYGDRETDIAMTELFGGFPASFYAAYRSAYPLDPGYATRKTLYNLYHILNHLNLFGGGYLSQAEQMMGRLLAEIR encoded by the coding sequence ATGCAATCCTGGACAGAAATCGCGGTGCAAATCTCCCATTCCACCGGTACCCCTTTTACCATACAAACAGCTTCTCCCATGGGTGGCGGTTGCATCAGCCAGGCATATCGAATCGAAGGGAACGGCCAACGATTCTTCGTCAAGCTGAACAACCCGGAATGTCTTTCGATGTTTGAGGCGGAGGCCGCGGGGCTTCAGGAAATTCGTAATTCCCGCAGCCTACGTGCACCTGCGCCAGTATGCTGGAGCGGAAATACTTCCATTGCATGGCTGGTGCTGGAATATGTGGAGATGCATGCAGGTTCCAAAGAAGGTGCCCATGCGCTGGGAGAAGGATTGGCTACAATGCACCGTGTCTCTTCCGGGGAATTCGGGTGGACATGCAATAACACCATTGGAGCGACCCCCCAAATCAACGCACCTTCGTCCAGCTGGACCGATTTCTGGCGCAAGCACCGTTTAGGGTATCAACTGCAATTGGCGAAGGCCAATGGCTACTCGGGACGGCTGCAGACGCAGGGGGAGCGATTGATGGGGGAATTGGACCGCTTCTTTCCTGACGGACACCCTGTCGTGTCGCTCCTGCACGGCGACCTCTGGAGCGGCAACTACAATTTCGATGAAACGGGACAACCCGTCATATTTGATCCTGCCGTCTACTACGGAGACCGCGAAACCGATATTGCGATGACTGAACTGTTTGGCGGCTTTCCCGCCAGTTTTTATGCGGCTTACCGGTCCGCCTACCCGCTGGATCCGGGTTATGCAACCCGCAAAACCCTCTACAACCTGTATCACATACTGAACCATCTCAACCTGTTCGGCGGGGGATACCTCAGCCAAGCGGAGCAGATGATGGGTAGACTGCTGGCGGAAATCCGCTGA
- a CDS encoding ABC transporter ATP-binding protein: MSSVLQIKNLETVLHTEPRPVWAVDGLTLQIMKGETFALLGESGCGKSITALSIMRLLPEAGEIVGGSVCLGGEDLLLLPEAAMRNVRGKRIGMIFQEPMLSLNPVMTVAQQIGEVLQRHFDLRGPAAEKRIVEILDQVGIPDAARRMNEYPFQFSGGMKQRMMIAMALAGEPELLIADEPTTALDVTIQAQVLELMRSLQQQKGMAILLITHDLGVASEMAHRVGVMYAGEIVETASREAFFRGPAHPYSRKLLAALPGRDRRKQGHRLDAIRGNVPSLSREFVGCRFADRCDQAWELCHQVAPGWTALTGEQQVRCHLFNQNFGSKIVKPAVSAQAGAPATRDAESREFESFPGAAVEHSTPDGSLLSVTDLKVYFPIHKGLMRRVGGYVKAVDGISLKIDRGRTLALVGESGCGKTTAGKAMLQLIPPTAGSVRYNGMELVGLERTRLRRLRGEFQLIFQDPYSSLNPRMRIVDIIEEGMNALRVEDDGKERKEKRVDGLLESVGLPAETKWRYPHEFSGGQRQRIAIARALAVKPKLIVCDEPTSALDVSVQAQILNLLRELQRNLGLAYLFITHNISVVEYIADEIAVMYLGRIVERGTVDEVLGSPRHPYTQALLSAVPVIELESKRKVIRLHGDLPSPANPPQGCHFHPRCSHVMPVCHKNYPAASTFSSTHTAHCYLYPQDEEQSDRKTQA, from the coding sequence ATGAGTTCTGTCCTGCAAATCAAAAATCTAGAGACGGTTTTGCACACCGAGCCGCGACCGGTTTGGGCGGTCGATGGGCTTACGCTGCAGATCATGAAGGGTGAAACATTCGCACTTCTTGGAGAATCGGGGTGTGGCAAATCCATCACGGCGCTTTCGATAATGCGGCTGTTGCCGGAAGCCGGCGAAATCGTGGGCGGTTCTGTCTGTCTGGGGGGGGAGGATCTTCTGCTGCTTCCCGAAGCAGCCATGCGCAATGTGCGCGGGAAGCGCATTGGCATGATTTTTCAGGAGCCCATGCTAAGCCTCAATCCGGTGATGACCGTGGCGCAGCAGATTGGCGAGGTATTGCAGCGCCATTTCGATTTGCGGGGACCAGCGGCAGAAAAACGCATCGTGGAAATTCTAGATCAGGTAGGAATACCAGATGCAGCAAGACGCATGAACGAATATCCTTTCCAGTTTTCCGGTGGAATGAAGCAACGGATGATGATTGCCATGGCCCTGGCCGGGGAGCCAGAGCTTCTGATTGCCGACGAGCCCACCACCGCGCTCGATGTGACCATTCAGGCACAAGTGCTGGAACTCATGCGTAGTTTACAGCAGCAGAAAGGTATGGCAATTTTGCTGATTACGCACGATCTCGGTGTGGCTTCGGAAATGGCGCATCGGGTGGGAGTAATGTATGCAGGGGAAATCGTGGAGACGGCGAGCCGTGAGGCATTTTTTCGCGGCCCGGCGCATCCCTATTCCCGTAAGCTCCTTGCTGCCTTGCCCGGCAGGGACAGACGCAAACAGGGTCATCGGCTGGATGCGATCAGGGGCAACGTTCCCTCCCTGTCACGGGAATTCGTGGGCTGCCGTTTTGCGGACCGGTGCGATCAGGCTTGGGAATTGTGTCATCAGGTTGCGCCGGGATGGACCGCGCTGACCGGAGAGCAGCAGGTAAGATGTCACCTCTTTAATCAGAATTTTGGATCGAAGATCGTCAAACCAGCGGTTTCGGCGCAAGCAGGCGCGCCGGCAACGCGGGATGCGGAAAGCAGAGAATTTGAATCATTCCCTGGCGCTGCAGTGGAGCACTCAACGCCTGATGGTTCCCTTTTATCCGTTACTGATCTGAAGGTTTATTTCCCTATCCACAAGGGCTTGATGAGGCGTGTAGGGGGGTACGTCAAGGCAGTCGACGGAATATCCCTCAAGATTGATCGGGGCAGAACGTTGGCGCTGGTGGGAGAATCCGGCTGCGGAAAGACGACGGCAGGAAAAGCCATGCTGCAACTCATCCCTCCCACAGCGGGCAGCGTGCGCTACAACGGGATGGAACTGGTAGGCCTGGAGCGCACCCGGTTAAGGAGACTGCGGGGCGAATTCCAGCTTATATTCCAGGATCCGTATTCCTCACTCAATCCCAGAATGCGCATTGTCGATATTATCGAAGAGGGGATGAACGCCCTCAGGGTCGAAGATGACGGAAAAGAACGCAAGGAAAAAAGAGTGGACGGGCTACTCGAAAGTGTCGGCCTGCCAGCAGAGACCAAATGGCGTTACCCGCATGAATTCTCCGGCGGGCAGCGCCAGCGGATAGCCATTGCCCGCGCATTGGCCGTCAAGCCGAAGCTGATCGTATGTGATGAGCCCACCAGTGCCCTGGATGTGTCGGTACAGGCTCAGATTTTAAATCTGTTGAGGGAATTGCAGCGCAATCTGGGCCTGGCCTATCTGTTCATCACCCATAATATTTCAGTGGTCGAATACATTGCGGATGAGATCGCGGTCATGTATCTGGGAAGGATAGTGGAACGCGGGACAGTGGACGAAGTTCTGGGCAGTCCCCGCCATCCCTATACGCAGGCATTGTTATCCGCTGTTCCCGTTATCGAACTGGAGTCGAAGCGGAAGGTTATTCGCCTGCACGGCGACCTTCCGTCCCCCGCCAATCCGCCGCAGGGCTGCCATTTTCATCCCCGTTGCTCCCATGTCATGCCGGTCTGCCATAAAAACTACCCGGCAGCAAGCACATTCAGTTCAACGCATACGGCACACTGCTATCTTTATCCTCAAGACGAGGAGCAGTCAGACCGTAAAACACAGGCATAA
- a CDS encoding ABC transporter permease, translated as MSFKPVILWTDALVYVLIAVIVIFAWQVRRHEHLLAPWRRVGHSASGMAALTILMFFIVIGLLDTIHLRPAIQNGNGGSEAAYGVEVLSLLDLLGTPLRTQVETTYSAPFATHLYARETVELPDGGQVREFPRLKFGGAHLQDPEAQLAGDIATRAAAGTGLALLLWFLIATSVIALVAHRRNERFLSTFSAIWRGITPVPWRAVFVTLALILLLGGAALALCSDYHILGTDKVGQDVFYQSLKSIRTGLLIGTLTTLMMLPFALLLGVAAGYFRGWVDDLIQYLYTTLSSIPGVLLIAATVLMMQVYMETHPELFDTIAARADLRLLFLCIILGVTSWTGLCRLLRGETLKLREMEYIQAATAFGVSHWRIISRHIIPNVMHIVLITTVMDFSGLVLAEAVLSYVGVGVDPSTISFGTMINAARLEMAREPMVWWALFAAFSFMFALVLSANLFADAVQNAFDPRMKTLAALARTWRRKKHREEPVTKSSSPSEDSLPS; from the coding sequence ATGTCTTTCAAACCTGTAATCCTGTGGACTGATGCGCTCGTTTACGTTCTGATTGCCGTAATCGTTATCTTTGCCTGGCAGGTGCGGCGCCATGAACATCTTCTCGCCCCCTGGCGGCGCGTCGGACATAGTGCAAGCGGCATGGCGGCTCTCACCATACTGATGTTCTTTATCGTTATCGGGTTGCTCGACACGATACATTTGCGTCCCGCCATCCAAAACGGTAATGGCGGCAGTGAAGCCGCTTACGGAGTCGAAGTGCTGAGCCTGCTCGACCTGCTTGGCACGCCTCTGCGCACGCAGGTGGAGACAACCTATTCGGCGCCTTTCGCCACGCATCTCTACGCTCGCGAAACCGTGGAGTTGCCGGATGGAGGGCAGGTACGCGAATTCCCCCGCCTGAAATTCGGCGGAGCGCACCTGCAGGATCCGGAAGCTCAGCTCGCCGGCGATATTGCCACCAGAGCTGCAGCAGGCACGGGGTTGGCCCTGCTGCTCTGGTTCTTGATCGCGACATCGGTGATAGCGCTCGTGGCGCACCGCAGGAATGAAAGGTTTTTATCCACGTTCTCCGCAATCTGGCGGGGTATTACTCCGGTGCCGTGGAGAGCGGTATTTGTGACGCTTGCCCTGATATTGCTGCTTGGCGGCGCGGCTCTTGCATTGTGCAGCGATTACCACATTCTTGGCACTGACAAGGTGGGGCAGGACGTATTTTACCAGTCCCTCAAGAGTATCCGTACCGGACTGCTCATAGGAACGCTCACGACACTGATGATGCTTCCTTTTGCACTGCTTCTCGGAGTCGCCGCAGGTTATTTCCGGGGTTGGGTAGATGACTTGATTCAATACCTGTACACCACGCTCAGTTCGATTCCCGGTGTTCTGCTGATTGCTGCCACGGTGCTGATGATGCAGGTTTACATGGAGACTCATCCTGAGCTCTTCGATACAATCGCTGCGCGTGCTGATCTCCGCTTGCTGTTTCTCTGCATCATATTGGGGGTTACAAGCTGGACCGGCCTGTGCCGGCTTCTGCGGGGCGAAACCCTGAAGCTGCGCGAAATGGAATATATCCAGGCAGCCACCGCATTCGGTGTTTCCCACTGGCGCATCATCAGCCGCCACATTATCCCCAACGTGATGCACATCGTGCTGATCACCACCGTGATGGATTTCAGCGGTCTGGTGCTGGCAGAGGCTGTACTGTCCTATGTGGGAGTGGGTGTTGATCCCTCAACCATCAGTTTTGGCACCATGATCAACGCCGCGCGCCTGGAAATGGCGCGGGAACCCATGGTGTGGTGGGCGCTGTTTGCCGCCTTCAGCTTCATGTTTGCGCTGGTCCTGAGCGCAAATCTCTTTGCCGATGCGGTACAGAATGCGTTCGATCCAAGGATGAAGACTCTAGCCGCACTGGCGCGAACATGGCGCCGTAAAAAGCATCGGGAAGAACCGGTGACCAAATCCTCTTCTCCCTCGGAGGATTCTCTCCCGTCATGA